A genome region from Erigeron canadensis isolate Cc75 chromosome 3, C_canadensis_v1, whole genome shotgun sequence includes the following:
- the LOC122592142 gene encoding 60S ribosomal protein L31-like — protein MKNFEGGCHSKLTCYIRKNGNTCISLDFEILILFLSSKEIIVVLKWSTFNVAVLVNSTFKKKAPKAIKEIKKFAQKAMGTTDVRVDVKLNKQIWSRGIRSVPRRVRVRIARKRNDDEDAKEELYSLVTVAEIPVEGLKGLGTKIIDDED, from the exons ATGAAGAATTTCGAAGGTGGATGCCATAGTAAGCTAACATGTTATATTCGTAAAAATGGAAATACTTGCATTTCATTGGACTTTGAAATACTGATTTTGTTTCTTTCGTCAAA GGAAATTATTGTAGTACTAAAATGGTCTACTTTTAATGTGGCTGTTCTTGTTAACAGCACTTTCAAGAAGAAGGCACCAAAAGCAATCAAGGAGATCAAGAAGTTTGCACAGAAAGCCATGGGAACAACAGATGTGAGAGTGGATGTCAAACTAAACAAACAAATTTGGAGCCGTGGAATCAGAAGTGTCCCAAGAAGAGTCAGAGTTCGCATTGCTCGCAAGAggaatgatgatgaagatgctAAGGAAGAACTCTACTCTCTAGTCACTGTTGCAGAGATTCCAGTAGAAGGTTTGAAGGGTCTTGGCACCAAAATcattgatgatgaagattag